The following proteins are co-located in the Chaetodon trifascialis isolate fChaTrf1 chromosome 14, fChaTrf1.hap1, whole genome shotgun sequence genome:
- the brms1la gene encoding breast cancer metastasis-suppressor 1-like protein-A, producing MPVHRDREKKESTAEEMEVEEQEQEASTSEEEDSDTSSVSEDGDSSEMDEEDCERRRTECLDEMSNLEKQFTDLKDQLYRERLSQVNSKLGEVEAGRAAEYLEPLAVLLENMQVRTKVAGIYRELCLESVKNKYECETQAACQHWESEKLLLFDTVQSELEEKIRRLEEDRHSIDITSELWNDEVSGRKKRRDALSPDKKRRRPSVVSGPYIVYMLPDLDILEDWTTIRKAVATLGPHRGKADADSSVFPFRPDRNRSILNC from the exons ATGCCGGTGCACCGTGACcgggagaagaaggagagcacagcagaggagatggaggtggaggagcaggagcaagAGGCATCcacctcagaggaggaggattctgacacctcctctgtctccGAGGATGGAGACAGCTCTG AAATGGATGAGGAGGACTGTGAGCGGAGGAGGACAGAGTGTCTGGATGAAATGTCCAACCTGGAGAAACAGTTCACAGATCTGAAGGACCA gcTGTATCGTGAACGTCTCAGTCAGGTGAACAGCAAgctgggagaggtggaggctGGCCGGGCAGCAGAATATCTGGAGCCACTGGCAGTCCTGCTGGAGAACATGCAGGTCCGCACCAAGGTGGCAG GCATCTACAGAGAGTTGTGTCTGGAGTCTGTGAAGAACAAGTATGAGTGTGAGACCCAGGCAGCATGCCAGCACTGGGAG agtgagaagctgctgctgtttgatacAGTGCAGAGTGAACTGGAGGAGAAAATTAGAAGACTGgaagaagacagacacagcaTAGATATCACatcag AGCTGTGGAATGATGAGGTGTcaggaaggaagaagaggagagatgcTCTCAGTCCAGATAAGAAGAGGAGGCGACCTTCAGTGGTGTCTG GCCCATATATTGTTTACATGCTGCCTGACTTGGACATCCTGGAGGACTGGACAACTATTAGAAAG GCCGTGGCCACGCTGGGTCCCCACAGAGGGAAGGCCGACGCTGACAGCTCAGTGTTCCCATTCAGACCAGACAGAAACAGGTCCATTCTCAACTGctga